In one window of Lacticaseibacillus casei DSM 20011 = JCM 1134 = ATCC 393 DNA:
- a CDS encoding pyridoxal phosphate-dependent aminotransferase, protein MHLAKRILNVAPSATLALSNQTKELKAKGADVIDLSIGQPDFPTPKAIDDAAVAAIQAGNASFYTAATGIPELKQAISDRIFAQDGVRYPARQIVATTGAKFALYALFQIYLNPGDEVLIPVPYWVSYEEQIKLASGIPHLVMPAVGHKVSVDDLEAARTDKTRALIINSPQNPSGVVYNRTELTLIGNWALKHHILVVTDDIYRDLIYNGTSYTSMISIDPDIADNTVLISGVSKSYAMTGWRIGYAAGPEKLMQAMATFISHTTSNPAAVSEYAAVAALTGDQSVVEKMRQAFEERLNLFYDLLAEIPGFDMGEKPQGAFYLFPNIKRAAQLSHYGTVDDFISALLNETGVAIVPGRAFGMPDHARISYCKDLNSLREAARRIQEFVRK, encoded by the coding sequence GTGCATTTAGCAAAAAGAATCCTCAACGTTGCACCGTCCGCGACATTAGCATTAAGTAATCAGACTAAGGAACTGAAGGCGAAAGGCGCCGATGTGATTGACTTATCAATCGGTCAGCCGGATTTTCCGACCCCCAAAGCCATCGATGACGCGGCAGTTGCTGCCATTCAAGCCGGCAATGCTAGCTTCTATACGGCAGCAACCGGTATTCCGGAATTAAAACAAGCCATCAGCGATCGGATTTTTGCCCAGGATGGGGTCCGCTATCCGGCGCGCCAGATTGTTGCGACTACTGGAGCAAAGTTTGCTTTATACGCCTTATTCCAGATTTATTTAAACCCAGGCGATGAGGTGTTGATTCCGGTTCCGTATTGGGTTTCCTATGAGGAACAGATTAAATTAGCCAGCGGCATCCCACACTTGGTCATGCCAGCAGTTGGCCATAAAGTCAGCGTTGATGATCTTGAAGCTGCGCGAACGGACAAAACGCGCGCGTTGATCATCAATTCGCCGCAAAACCCAAGCGGTGTCGTCTATAATCGCACCGAATTGACCTTAATCGGCAACTGGGCCTTAAAACATCACATTCTGGTAGTCACTGATGATATTTATCGGGATCTGATTTACAATGGCACATCCTATACATCCATGATCAGTATTGATCCTGACATTGCCGATAATACGGTTTTAATTTCAGGCGTTTCCAAATCTTATGCCATGACCGGGTGGCGAATCGGCTATGCGGCGGGTCCGGAAAAGCTCATGCAAGCCATGGCAACCTTCATCAGCCATACCACCTCTAATCCGGCAGCCGTCTCCGAATACGCTGCAGTAGCGGCGCTTACCGGTGACCAGAGCGTTGTCGAAAAGATGCGCCAGGCGTTTGAAGAACGACTCAACCTTTTTTACGATTTGTTGGCCGAAATTCCTGGGTTTGATATGGGCGAAAAGCCACAAGGGGCCTTTTACCTTTTCCCGAATATTAAGCGAGCAGCGCAGTTGAGCCATTATGGCACCGTTGATGATTTTATTAGCGCACTGTTGAATGAAACCGGGGTTGCGATTGTTCCTGGGCGCGCCTTTGGGATGCCGGATCATGCGCGCATCAGTTATTGTAAAGATCTTAACAGTCTGCGCGAAGCAGCGCGGCGCATTCAGGAATTTGTCCGGAAATAA
- a CDS encoding DUF5590 domain-containing protein, with the protein MRRHRRFDWLKFSLISGLIILIIAVIGIYAKSISPYQQLRSQAERIATNRADLKTINGFWWYNRDKSYLSVAGRTQKNKSVYVVIQKKTGKVDILNQKSGITRQQAIQQATSDNNPKKILNASLGKRGSEFVWDIGYLSKSGKLNYVTYSFRSGEQLNAIKNL; encoded by the coding sequence ATGCGGCGTCACCGACGTTTTGATTGGCTCAAATTTTCCTTGATCAGCGGCCTCATCATTCTCATCATCGCGGTTATCGGCATTTATGCCAAAAGTATCTCGCCTTATCAGCAATTACGCAGCCAAGCCGAACGAATTGCCACCAATCGGGCCGACCTGAAAACGATTAACGGCTTTTGGTGGTATAACCGCGATAAAAGCTACCTAAGCGTGGCCGGACGAACGCAAAAAAATAAGTCCGTCTACGTCGTTATTCAGAAAAAAACCGGCAAAGTCGATATTTTAAACCAAAAATCCGGTATCACCCGGCAGCAGGCGATCCAACAAGCGACAAGTGACAACAACCCGAAGAAGATCTTAAACGCTTCCTTGGGTAAACGTGGCTCGGAATTCGTTTGGGATATTGGCTATCTGTCAAAGTCTGGTAAACTGAATTACGTGACGTACAGTTTTCGCAGCGGCGAACAGCTGAACGCGATCAAAAATCTATAA
- a CDS encoding helicase C-terminal domain-containing protein has protein sequence MNADTTFAVVDLETTGTSVKDGDRMIQFGCALLRHGKIIQTISQMVNPDRSVPQTIQRLTGINPDRLVAAPYFDEVAPVLHDLLTNTVFVAHNVNFDYPFLNAEFERVGLPKLQLEAIDTVELAQVLLPEISSFRLSDLTAYLAIQHDNPHQADSDAISTGKLLLKLTKKFQELPSPTQQALIQHRDGFIRETGDYLNLIATPPQPLKKAYFQVGSLVLRRPVTPTTDFALSGAYPATDLAKKHLLQPRYRFRKVQAKMMDAIFAHTHQPQQPLFVEAGTGLGKTLGYLLPYAYAATPEHKLVIATPTLVLQTQLMQKAIPALNDLLGRTVPSVEVKSPQHYLDLNKFAASLHQEAPTRQTQLLQMKLLVWLTQTTTGDFDELHLTTYRAPLFLQIRHTGDVGTPFTNPFYTLDFYRRLQTAMDAAVIVVTNHAFLARHVEQLAGGQPFLVVDEAQHFADNTAAAFAQHMALGHLRRQLRHLWQLSDPDESHSLVAVYQSEPAMQTILQQLHQLTETAQTTVTALQQDIYRHFFHGKTTATSGFVNLSLDPAAVDWLRETQSDKVKLLIKVIGRLTVTADKLTADFNQRPRFFLKSDGQRFQALAALRMSLADQRNRLQEMLRRLPELINGRAAVASITLSQVKDVASLGLSWDVFQVGAAVQQLLRQFTAPVFVGATLTAARSFDFLTRQLGYGELPETSFLKLRSPFHYRDQAKVLVATDAPNASEVSASAYADYLAQAIELLADNQHQTIVLFNSLTVIDEVYQRLVHRPIADHKELLAQGVTGSAEKIAKRFAVGEQSLLLGAASFFEGIDYPDRLLEMVILTRLPFDAPEAPITKARYAQIKASGGDPFTDDALPRATLRLRQSFGRLIRTETDRGAFVILDPRFITTQYGKKMQKSLPNIKPMTMPLNDMPEYVKMWLRA, from the coding sequence ATGAATGCTGACACCACGTTTGCCGTGGTTGATCTGGAAACAACCGGCACCAGCGTCAAAGATGGCGACCGGATGATTCAGTTCGGATGTGCCTTATTGCGCCATGGCAAAATCATTCAAACAATTTCACAAATGGTTAATCCTGATCGTTCGGTGCCGCAGACCATTCAACGGCTGACAGGGATTAATCCCGATCGGTTAGTCGCAGCACCGTATTTTGACGAAGTGGCACCGGTTTTACACGACTTGCTGACAAACACGGTTTTTGTTGCGCACAACGTTAATTTCGATTATCCATTTTTGAATGCGGAATTTGAACGGGTCGGCTTGCCAAAATTGCAGTTGGAGGCTATTGATACCGTTGAACTGGCGCAGGTTCTACTGCCGGAAATCAGCAGCTTTCGCCTGAGTGATTTAACCGCGTATCTGGCCATTCAACACGATAATCCGCATCAAGCCGACAGTGACGCGATCAGCACCGGCAAACTATTATTAAAATTAACCAAAAAATTCCAGGAACTGCCTAGTCCGACCCAACAGGCGCTAATTCAACATCGCGACGGATTTATTCGGGAAACCGGCGATTACCTCAACCTGATTGCGACACCGCCGCAGCCGCTTAAAAAAGCCTACTTTCAAGTCGGCTCGTTGGTGCTGCGGCGGCCCGTGACACCGACAACCGACTTTGCACTTTCAGGCGCTTATCCGGCAACCGACTTAGCCAAAAAGCATCTGTTGCAACCGCGTTATCGGTTTCGCAAGGTACAGGCCAAAATGATGGATGCCATCTTTGCCCATACGCATCAACCTCAGCAGCCGTTATTTGTAGAAGCCGGGACAGGGTTAGGGAAGACATTAGGCTATCTCTTACCTTATGCTTACGCTGCAACCCCCGAGCACAAACTGGTTATTGCAACGCCAACTTTAGTTTTGCAAACCCAGCTGATGCAGAAAGCCATTCCGGCCCTCAACGACTTGCTAGGGCGCACGGTGCCAAGTGTGGAAGTTAAAAGCCCGCAGCATTATCTGGATCTAAATAAATTTGCTGCCAGCCTGCATCAGGAAGCACCGACACGGCAAACCCAGTTACTGCAAATGAAATTGTTGGTTTGGCTGACCCAAACAACGACAGGCGATTTTGACGAGTTGCATCTGACGACATATCGTGCGCCGTTGTTTTTGCAGATTCGGCACACCGGCGATGTCGGGACGCCATTTACCAATCCGTTTTATACGTTGGATTTTTATCGGCGTCTGCAAACGGCCATGGATGCAGCGGTGATAGTGGTCACGAATCATGCCTTTCTTGCGCGCCATGTCGAGCAACTTGCAGGTGGACAGCCATTTTTGGTGGTGGATGAAGCACAGCATTTCGCGGATAACACCGCAGCAGCGTTCGCCCAACATATGGCATTAGGCCATTTGCGCCGTCAGTTGCGTCATCTTTGGCAATTAAGTGATCCCGATGAATCTCACTCCCTAGTTGCGGTTTATCAAAGCGAGCCGGCGATGCAAACGATTTTGCAGCAGCTACATCAGCTAACTGAAACGGCCCAAACAACCGTCACAGCTTTGCAGCAAGACATCTACCGGCACTTTTTCCACGGCAAAACGACGGCGACGTCCGGTTTTGTCAATTTAAGTCTAGATCCGGCCGCCGTCGACTGGCTGCGTGAAACTCAGTCGGATAAGGTTAAACTATTAATCAAAGTCATTGGTCGGCTGACAGTGACGGCAGATAAACTGACGGCTGATTTTAATCAACGGCCACGGTTCTTTTTAAAAAGTGACGGTCAACGTTTTCAGGCACTAGCAGCATTGCGCATGAGTTTGGCTGATCAACGCAATCGGCTGCAAGAAATGCTTCGACGATTGCCGGAGCTAATCAACGGCCGGGCTGCCGTTGCGTCAATTACCTTGAGCCAGGTGAAGGATGTGGCAAGCTTAGGCTTAAGTTGGGATGTTTTTCAAGTTGGCGCGGCGGTGCAACAGTTACTTCGTCAATTTACGGCACCGGTTTTCGTCGGCGCAACGTTGACGGCTGCCCGCTCCTTTGATTTTTTGACCCGGCAACTAGGCTACGGCGAGCTCCCGGAAACAAGCTTCCTGAAACTCCGCAGTCCGTTTCATTATCGTGACCAAGCCAAGGTGTTGGTTGCGACAGATGCGCCAAACGCCAGTGAGGTGTCCGCATCAGCCTATGCAGACTACCTCGCTCAGGCAATTGAGCTGCTAGCCGACAATCAGCATCAAACCATTGTCCTGTTCAACTCTCTGACTGTGATTGACGAGGTTTATCAGCGACTGGTTCATCGCCCCATTGCCGATCACAAAGAACTGTTGGCACAAGGCGTGACCGGCTCGGCGGAAAAGATTGCCAAGCGCTTTGCAGTCGGCGAGCAGAGTCTATTGTTAGGCGCGGCGAGCTTTTTTGAAGGCATCGACTATCCGGATCGCTTACTCGAAATGGTCATCTTAACCCGGTTACCGTTTGACGCACCGGAAGCGCCCATCACCAAGGCCCGCTATGCCCAAATCAAAGCCAGCGGCGGCGATCCATTCACCGACGACGCACTACCACGGGCCACGCTTCGCTTACGTCAAAGCTTTGGCCGCCTTATCCGTACCGAAACCGACCGCGGTGCTTTCGTGATTCTGGATCCACGCTTCATCACTACGCAATACGGTAAAAAGATGCAAAAATCCTTACCGAATATTAAACCCATGACCATGCCTCTAAACGATATGCCAGAGTATGTCAAAATGTGGCTAAGAGCGTGA